The following proteins are co-located in the Nocardia bhagyanarayanae genome:
- a CDS encoding MCE family protein has translation MIIDPSGRGPTMRQLLIAGVCGLIVFALVLAFLMARYTGYFVPKVNVVAQLTTTGDGLPSEADVKFRGVLVGAVDEVEVAAKGELQKVQIELKPEYAGDIPSNVTARVVPSNLFAVTSIELVFNGPSDTYLKEGSVIEEDRSKGTIALQDTLTTVRNILEKIDPVQFGRVLGTLSQALDGSGRMPGSTIERLDRWVLAVDESIPDLGVFLNDFSSSFRALNESAPELLDVLGSSVQTASTIAERRDELVALITGTSGTVDRVNDLFARNPNVGKEVTVGTSDMFGALTADPSAITRTLLNLSESVRAMNTTFRWGPQQQQIWNAGITLTPYKPYTVADCPRYGEMAGPSCATAPEVNELPPLPENLRPRALESAAGLPPVVPMPGLPLIPGVTMPDPGRIVADLQETAQQPFAGTPLEGLFPVLPGLPGLMPPAPAPAAAPADAPAAARPISYQGDAAIEKLLGRKPTTAEYLLLSPILKGGTMEVSQGGAAR, from the coding sequence ATGATCATCGATCCCAGTGGGCGCGGGCCCACGATGCGGCAGTTGCTGATCGCGGGCGTGTGCGGACTGATCGTCTTCGCGCTGGTGCTCGCCTTCCTCATGGCGCGCTACACCGGCTACTTCGTGCCGAAGGTGAACGTCGTCGCGCAGCTGACCACCACCGGTGACGGCCTGCCGTCGGAAGCCGACGTGAAGTTCCGCGGCGTCCTGGTCGGCGCGGTCGACGAGGTCGAGGTCGCGGCCAAGGGCGAACTGCAGAAGGTGCAGATCGAGCTGAAGCCGGAGTACGCGGGCGACATCCCGTCCAACGTGACCGCGCGCGTGGTGCCGAGCAACCTGTTCGCCGTCACCTCCATCGAACTCGTCTTCAACGGCCCGTCCGACACCTACCTGAAGGAAGGGTCGGTCATCGAGGAGGACCGCAGCAAGGGCACGATCGCGCTGCAGGACACGCTGACCACGGTCCGCAACATCCTGGAGAAGATCGACCCGGTGCAGTTCGGCCGCGTGCTCGGCACCCTCTCGCAGGCGCTGGACGGCAGCGGCCGGATGCCGGGCTCGACTATCGAGCGGCTGGACCGCTGGGTGCTCGCCGTCGACGAGTCCATCCCGGATCTCGGCGTCTTCCTGAACGACTTCTCCAGCTCGTTCCGCGCGCTGAACGAGTCGGCCCCCGAACTGCTCGACGTGCTCGGCAGCTCGGTGCAGACCGCGAGCACCATCGCCGAACGCCGCGACGAGCTCGTCGCGCTGATCACCGGGACCAGCGGCACCGTGGACCGGGTGAACGACCTGTTCGCCCGCAACCCGAATGTCGGCAAGGAAGTCACCGTGGGCACCTCCGACATGTTCGGCGCGCTCACCGCCGACCCGAGTGCGATCACCAGGACGCTGCTGAACCTGAGCGAGTCGGTCCGGGCGATGAACACCACGTTCCGCTGGGGTCCGCAGCAGCAGCAGATCTGGAACGCGGGCATCACGCTCACGCCGTACAAGCCGTACACCGTCGCGGACTGCCCGCGCTACGGCGAGATGGCCGGACCGAGCTGCGCCACCGCGCCCGAGGTGAACGAACTGCCGCCGCTGCCGGAGAACCTGCGGCCGCGCGCGCTGGAATCGGCCGCCGGACTGCCTCCGGTGGTGCCGATGCCCGGCTTGCCGCTGATCCCCGGCGTCACCATGCCGGATCCGGGCCGGATCGTCGCCGACCTCCAGGAGACCGCGCAGCAGCCGTTCGCCGGTACACCGCTCGAGGGTCTGTTCCCGGTACTGCCCGGTCTGCCCGGCCTGATGCCGCCCGCCCCCGCACCCGCGGCGGCTCCGGCGGACGCCCCCGCGGCCGCCCGGCCGATCTCCTACCAGGGCGACGCGGCGATCGAGAAGCTGCTCGGCCGCAAGCCGACCACCGCTGAGTACTTGCTGCTGAGTCCGATTCTGAAGGGCGGAACGATGGAAGTGTCCCAAGGCGGTGCCGCTCGATGA
- a CDS encoding MlaD family protein, translating to MSAVSKIWSNKLILSGIGLVLVFLVGASYLLVSVMRINPLRSSYTVTVNLDRSGGLQPGNDVTLRGYRVGKVTSIELTDRGQAIAATAEIDGRYKIPVDTDVAVQALSAAGEQYIDFRPGTEDGPFLADGAVVQFDPETVKTPTPVWSVLDNTSALIAQVDPDKFSVILAELDIALSGGPDQLRGLVNGISLAMAGLDSLLPQTTSLITNLRTIADTTSHAQPDLATLTANSGELFAQFNAANAELQGVLDSGPGQLESLGAVLDQTSDPITSLATNFVAITKAAQLRLPALRALFPSLALGAEALGIPAHDNEFHAIIDIWPRPYCTYDTPQIRNEVVQDGSIPKWNYCVNPPPGQQIRGAANAPRPNVPNNGAQMPPGVDPNERTLPPVR from the coding sequence GTGAGCGCGGTCTCGAAGATCTGGTCGAACAAGCTGATCCTCTCGGGGATCGGCCTGGTGCTCGTGTTCCTCGTCGGCGCGTCGTACCTGCTGGTGAGCGTCATGCGGATCAATCCGTTGCGGTCCAGCTACACCGTCACGGTGAACCTGGACCGCTCCGGCGGCCTGCAGCCGGGCAACGACGTCACCCTGCGCGGCTACCGCGTCGGCAAGGTCACCTCGATCGAGCTGACCGATCGCGGGCAGGCCATCGCCGCCACCGCCGAGATCGACGGGCGATACAAGATCCCCGTCGACACCGACGTGGCGGTGCAGGCGCTGTCGGCGGCCGGTGAGCAGTACATCGACTTCCGGCCGGGCACCGAGGACGGCCCGTTCCTGGCCGACGGCGCCGTCGTCCAGTTCGATCCCGAGACCGTCAAGACGCCGACGCCGGTGTGGTCGGTGCTGGACAACACCAGCGCGCTGATCGCGCAGGTCGATCCGGACAAGTTCAGCGTCATCCTGGCGGAGCTGGACATCGCGCTCAGCGGTGGCCCTGATCAGCTGCGCGGGCTGGTCAACGGCATCAGCCTGGCCATGGCCGGTCTCGACTCGCTGCTGCCGCAGACCACCAGCCTGATCACCAACCTGCGCACCATCGCCGACACCACGTCGCATGCGCAGCCGGACCTCGCCACCCTGACCGCCAACTCCGGGGAGCTGTTCGCGCAGTTCAACGCGGCCAACGCGGAACTGCAGGGCGTGCTGGACTCCGGTCCCGGTCAGCTGGAGAGCCTCGGCGCGGTGCTCGACCAGACCTCGGACCCGATCACCAGCCTCGCGACCAACTTCGTCGCGATCACCAAGGCCGCGCAGTTGCGCCTGCCCGCGCTGCGCGCGCTGTTCCCGTCGCTCGCCCTCGGCGCCGAGGCGCTCGGCATCCCGGCGCACGACAACGAGTTCCACGCGATCATCGACATCTGGCCCCGGCCGTACTGCACGTACGACACCCCGCAGATCCGCAACGAGGTCGTCCAGGACGGCAGCATCCCGAAGTGGAACTACTGCGTGAATCCGCCGCCGGGGCAACAGATCCGTGGCGCCGCGAACGCGCCGCGGCCGAACGTGCCGAACAACGGCGCCCAGATGCCGCCGGGCGTGGATCCGAACGAGCGGACCCTTCCCCCGGTGCGGTGA
- a CDS encoding MCE family protein, whose amino-acid sequence MRNRFDSNRYFWLGIIGAVLIVVLLMASGIIRMLGVGDQTVKAEFVQAAGIKVGDKVNAAGVPVGTVTGAELEGSHVLLTMNVDNNVKLGPDARASIKMATLLGARYVDLVPGDGSGLKDGRIPVSNTAVPYNLADVVQIGTPKFEALDTAKLAESLNVINQSMGDSPELTAQALDAVGALAKVIDTRRDEVDKLLQDLDRVTTILGENRNSVLLVITQGEAIANRVMERQDLLRQLLDNIAALTRQLQEIGAQNEGQLGPTIQQLNTMAEGLQKNKDNLDRILSLLPPTVRYLANSWGGSGPYGDVGLPWLFPDNWLCFAQAIEGCQ is encoded by the coding sequence ATGAGGAACCGCTTCGACAGCAACCGCTACTTCTGGCTCGGCATCATCGGCGCCGTCCTGATCGTGGTGCTGCTGATGGCGTCGGGCATCATCCGGATGCTCGGTGTCGGCGATCAGACGGTCAAGGCCGAGTTCGTGCAGGCGGCCGGGATCAAGGTCGGCGACAAGGTCAACGCCGCGGGCGTACCGGTCGGCACCGTGACCGGCGCGGAGCTCGAGGGCAGCCACGTGCTGCTCACGATGAACGTCGACAACAACGTGAAGCTCGGCCCCGACGCCCGCGCCTCGATCAAGATGGCGACGCTGCTCGGCGCGCGGTACGTCGACCTGGTTCCGGGCGACGGCTCCGGCCTGAAGGACGGCCGAATCCCGGTGTCCAACACCGCGGTTCCGTACAACCTCGCCGACGTGGTGCAGATCGGCACCCCGAAGTTCGAGGCGCTCGACACCGCGAAGCTGGCCGAATCGCTGAACGTGATCAACCAGTCGATGGGTGACTCGCCCGAGCTGACCGCGCAGGCGCTGGACGCCGTCGGCGCGCTGGCGAAGGTGATCGACACCCGCCGCGACGAGGTCGACAAGCTGCTCCAGGACCTGGACCGGGTCACCACGATCCTCGGCGAGAACCGCAACAGCGTGCTCCTGGTGATCACCCAGGGCGAGGCCATCGCCAACCGGGTGATGGAGCGCCAGGACCTGCTGCGCCAGCTGCTCGACAACATCGCGGCGCTGACCAGGCAGCTGCAGGAGATCGGCGCGCAGAACGAAGGCCAGCTCGGCCCGACCATCCAGCAGCTGAACACGATGGCCGAGGGTCTGCAGAAGAACAAGGACAATCTGGACCGGATCCTGTCCTTGCTGCCGCCGACCGTGCGCTACCTGGCCAACTCGTGGGGCGGCAGCGGCCCGTACGGCGACGTGGGTCTGCCGTGGCTGTTCCCGGACAACTGGTTGTGCTTCGCCCAAGCTATCGAGGGGTGCCAGTGA
- a CDS encoding ribonuclease H family protein: MIIVSTDGSCLRNPGGAIGWAWVNHQGGASRSGGAATGTNQIAELRAVLEAIEAHPGAEPLLIESDSLYAIKCASEWISSWRLNGWRTSTGGAVKNVEIIKQIDRAIASRPGPVRFRWVRGHVGNYFNEMADTLAGEAARKAAASASAAEVDTTELASVDTPKTTVPLAKTTVPLTLAKSAAPQQRNAAPQQKTTGPRASGKAVASAPQTLTLF, encoded by the coding sequence ATGATCATCGTGAGCACCGACGGATCCTGCCTCCGAAATCCCGGCGGCGCTATCGGCTGGGCTTGGGTCAATCATCAGGGGGGCGCCTCGCGCAGCGGGGGAGCCGCGACGGGGACGAATCAGATCGCCGAGCTACGCGCGGTCCTCGAGGCCATCGAGGCACACCCCGGCGCCGAACCCCTTCTGATCGAAAGCGATTCGCTCTACGCGATCAAGTGCGCGTCGGAGTGGATCTCGAGCTGGCGGCTGAACGGCTGGCGCACCTCGACCGGCGGTGCCGTCAAGAACGTCGAGATCATCAAGCAGATCGACCGCGCCATCGCGAGCAGGCCGGGTCCGGTCCGATTCCGTTGGGTGCGCGGCCATGTCGGCAACTACTTCAACGAGATGGCCGACACCCTCGCGGGCGAGGCGGCGCGGAAGGCCGCCGCTTCGGCGTCCGCAGCCGAGGTGGACACCACCGAACTCGCCTCGGTGGATACGCCGAAAACCACTGTTCCACTGGCGAAGACGACCGTTCCGCTGACGCTGGCGAAAAGCGCCGCCCCGCAACAGCGAAATGCCGCACCGCAACAGAAGACCACCGGGCCGCGGGCCTCGGGGAAGGCGGTCGCGTCGGCTCCTCAGACCTTGACCCTGTTCTGA
- a CDS encoding SRPBCC family protein, with protein MGHIKYASDVGAPVEVAFTYTDNHLFVPDWMFGVASFEPTGELDQGPGARFATTIQLGLWHPTIPCEITEYRRNVVIGYTLRGRLPGTLTLRFDPLGYGRSVLTSEAEYAAPRGFLGRMCAGLVDGAVRSALRRTESQLRREIEEFHGTDLVGRIA; from the coding sequence ATGGGCCACATCAAGTACGCGAGTGACGTCGGGGCACCGGTCGAAGTGGCATTCACGTACACGGACAACCACCTGTTCGTGCCCGACTGGATGTTCGGCGTCGCTTCCTTCGAACCCACCGGCGAGCTGGACCAAGGTCCCGGCGCCCGTTTCGCGACAACGATCCAACTGGGCCTCTGGCATCCGACGATCCCTTGTGAGATCACCGAATATCGCCGCAACGTGGTGATCGGGTATACGCTGCGTGGGCGGTTGCCGGGAACGCTGACGCTGCGTTTCGACCCGCTCGGCTATGGACGGTCGGTGCTGACCTCCGAAGCGGAGTACGCTGCACCTCGCGGCTTCCTCGGCCGCATGTGCGCGGGCTTGGTCGACGGTGCCGTGCGATCGGCGCTACGTCGCACCGAGTCTCAATTGCGAAGGGAGATAGAGGAATTCCACGGTACCGATCTTGTCGGTCGGATTGCGTAG
- a CDS encoding MCE family protein: MSIKKPLIGFGIFAIVSILVTVVVWNTLARVVAGDTKTYSATFTDVLGLREGDDVRMAGVRVGKVEKIELARDDRTKKSVANVTFIVQSDQTIYDDTKALVRYQNLIGQRYVALAPGEAANPAPLKDKASIPLERTEPSFDVSGLLNGFQPLFQVLQPEQVNRLSETFIQALQGDGVSLSSFIVQAAQLATDFQRRDAILSDVIANLSGVMAGLAKRGDELETLVTQTRALIGGLYEQGQSLLASTEQIASATTSLVGMVGNIQPRLQAAQNSTSAALTLLLDNGAKLDQAAIDLPHVLSAAGRHTSEGAYANAYLCGLDVSLYGVLFPRGLFSQIGGTAHSAVCRP; encoded by the coding sequence ATGAGCATTAAAAAGCCGCTGATCGGGTTCGGCATCTTCGCGATCGTCTCCATCCTGGTGACGGTCGTCGTGTGGAACACCCTCGCGCGGGTCGTCGCCGGCGACACCAAGACCTACTCCGCGACGTTCACCGATGTGCTCGGTCTGCGCGAAGGCGACGACGTGCGCATGGCGGGCGTGCGGGTGGGCAAGGTCGAGAAGATCGAACTGGCCCGCGATGATCGGACGAAGAAGTCGGTCGCGAACGTGACGTTCATCGTGCAGAGCGACCAGACCATCTACGACGACACCAAAGCCCTTGTCCGCTACCAGAACCTGATCGGTCAGCGGTACGTGGCGCTCGCCCCCGGCGAGGCGGCCAACCCCGCGCCGCTGAAGGACAAGGCCTCGATCCCGCTGGAGCGGACCGAGCCGTCGTTCGACGTGTCGGGTCTGCTCAACGGGTTCCAGCCGCTGTTCCAGGTGCTGCAGCCCGAGCAGGTGAACCGGCTCTCGGAGACGTTCATCCAGGCGCTGCAGGGCGACGGCGTCTCGCTGAGCTCGTTCATCGTGCAGGCCGCCCAGCTGGCCACCGATTTCCAGCGTCGCGACGCGATCCTGTCCGACGTGATCGCCAACCTGTCCGGTGTGATGGCGGGCTTGGCCAAACGAGGTGATGAATTGGAGACCCTGGTGACGCAGACCCGGGCCTTGATCGGCGGACTGTACGAGCAGGGCCAGTCCCTGCTCGCGTCCACCGAGCAGATCGCCAGCGCGACAACGTCGCTGGTCGGGATGGTCGGCAACATCCAGCCGAGGCTGCAGGCGGCGCAGAACTCCACCAGCGCCGCGCTGACGCTGCTGCTGGACAACGGCGCCAAGCTCGACCAGGCCGCGATCGACCTGCCGCACGTCCTCTCGGCGGCGGGCAGGCACACCTCGGAGGGCGCCTACGCCAACGCCTACCTCTGCGGCTTGGACGTCTCGCTCTACGGCGTGCTGTTCCCGCGCGGTCTGTTCTCGCAGATCGGCGGCACCGCGCACTCGGCGGTGTGCCGCCCATGA
- a CDS encoding MlaE family ABC transporter permease: MSSTYVPPLLRPLQGLKRSAQAPVDLVARLGHQVFFFLRSVGSIPLALKQYPKEVWRLLSDVTWGNGNLVVGGGTIGVIVILSAFGGMTVGIQGYTSLNLLGLSPITGAISAFATTRELGPLLASLAFAAQAGCRFTAQLGAMRISEEIDALESVAIRPLPYLVSTRMFAAIIAIVPLYCLGLATAYISCSLTVQLVGGTASGTYAHYFYQFLIPTDVLYSLLKAIIFVAITTFIQCYYGFFASGGPEGVGVAAGRAIKMCIILVVFADLFMTLAIWGVNPGIRISG; this comes from the coding sequence GTGTCATCAACCTACGTACCGCCGCTGCTGCGGCCACTCCAGGGACTCAAGCGTTCCGCGCAGGCGCCGGTCGATCTCGTCGCTCGGCTCGGCCACCAGGTCTTCTTCTTCCTGCGTTCCGTCGGCTCGATTCCGCTGGCGCTCAAGCAGTACCCCAAGGAAGTGTGGCGGCTGCTCTCCGACGTCACGTGGGGCAACGGCAACCTCGTCGTCGGTGGCGGCACCATTGGCGTCATCGTGATCCTGAGCGCGTTCGGCGGCATGACCGTCGGCATCCAGGGCTACACCTCGCTGAATCTGCTCGGCTTGAGCCCGATCACCGGCGCGATCTCGGCGTTCGCGACCACCCGCGAACTCGGTCCGCTGCTCGCCTCGCTGGCCTTCGCCGCGCAGGCGGGCTGTCGATTCACCGCGCAGCTCGGCGCGATGCGCATCTCCGAGGAGATCGACGCGCTGGAGTCGGTGGCCATCCGGCCGCTGCCGTACCTGGTCAGCACCCGGATGTTCGCGGCCATCATCGCGATCGTCCCGCTGTACTGCCTGGGTCTCGCGACCGCCTACATCTCCTGCTCGCTGACCGTGCAGCTGGTCGGCGGCACCGCGAGCGGCACCTACGCGCACTACTTCTATCAGTTCCTGATACCGACCGACGTGCTGTATTCGCTGCTCAAGGCGATCATTTTCGTCGCGATCACCACCTTCATCCAGTGCTACTACGGCTTCTTCGCCTCGGGTGGCCCGGAAGGCGTCGGTGTCGCGGCGGGGCGGGCGATCAAGATGTGCATCATCCTGGTCGTCTTCGCGGACCTCTTCATGACGTTGGCGATCTGGGGCGTCAACCCCGGAATCCGGATCTCGGGGTAA
- a CDS encoding MlaD family protein encodes MKFATAAKLKSAAKLVAISAAALTVGSCSLLPTSVNDALGGTMHITADFENIAGIYEGNPITVLGLQVGKVDKIVPKGTLVEVHLSVDSGVKIPKNAEAAIVSPSIVTDRHIELTPVYTEGETMTDGTHLPKARTRTPVELDTMIKTIDQFAAALKPQEGAEGLGPLSGRVLYPMMNGNGEKMRDTLNALSGALKVGVDNKDAISNIIIQLNELTTMLAENDQAVRDFSNQVTQMTGLLAEQAPGLQATLDQLNDFLANTSTTLGDYQDELASSLAGLTNVTNQLRDNAYGLTEVADVAPMAMQNIDRIINREGRYVRLHAIIGTALNGEIVALFCERIQMKADGCRTGNMQDFGPDYGLTAALLGLTK; translated from the coding sequence ATGAAATTCGCCACCGCCGCCAAGCTGAAATCCGCCGCCAAGCTGGTCGCGATCAGCGCCGCGGCCCTCACGGTCGGCAGCTGCTCGCTGCTGCCGACCTCGGTGAACGACGCACTCGGCGGCACGATGCACATCACCGCCGACTTCGAGAACATCGCGGGTATCTACGAGGGCAACCCGATCACGGTGCTCGGGCTCCAGGTCGGCAAGGTCGACAAGATCGTGCCGAAGGGCACCCTCGTCGAGGTGCACCTTTCGGTCGATTCCGGCGTGAAGATCCCGAAGAACGCCGAGGCGGCGATCGTCTCGCCGTCGATCGTCACCGACCGGCACATCGAACTCACCCCCGTCTACACCGAGGGCGAGACGATGACCGACGGCACCCACCTGCCGAAGGCGCGCACCAGAACTCCCGTCGAACTGGACACGATGATCAAGACCATCGATCAGTTCGCGGCCGCGCTCAAGCCGCAGGAGGGCGCCGAGGGTCTCGGCCCGCTCTCCGGACGGGTGCTCTACCCGATGATGAACGGCAACGGCGAGAAGATGCGCGACACCCTCAACGCCCTGTCCGGCGCGCTGAAGGTCGGCGTCGACAACAAGGACGCGATCTCCAACATCATCATCCAGCTCAACGAGCTGACCACGATGCTCGCCGAGAACGACCAGGCAGTGCGCGATTTCAGCAACCAGGTGACTCAGATGACCGGGCTGCTCGCCGAGCAGGCTCCCGGCCTGCAGGCCACACTCGACCAGCTCAACGACTTCCTGGCCAACACGAGCACCACGCTCGGCGATTACCAGGACGAGCTGGCCAGCAGCCTCGCGGGCCTGACCAACGTCACGAACCAGCTGCGGGACAACGCCTACGGCCTCACCGAGGTCGCCGACGTGGCCCCGATGGCGATGCAGAACATCGACAGGATCATCAACCGCGAGGGCCGCTACGTGCGCCTGCACGCCATCATCGGCACCGCGCTCAACGGCGAGATCGTCGCCCTGTTCTGCGAGCGGATCCAGATGAAGGCAGACGGGTGCCGCACCGGAAATATGCAAGACTTCGGACCCGACTACGGGCTCACCGCCGCACTGCTCGGACTGACGAAATGA
- the lhgO gene encoding L-2-hydroxyglutarate oxidase yields the protein MIGGGIVGVATARRLVERYPGARLVLVEKAGALGTHQTGHNSGVIHSGIYYEPGSLKAELCRRGAQWTKDFAAAHEIPYEVCGKLLVATDAAEYERMLALYERSVTNGVEVELVDATELVRREPRITGVGALFVPGTGIIDYRRVTAALAEQVRAAGGEIVLGAEVTAIEETESAVTIAGENGAWKARTLVVCAGLQADRMARLAGLPIDFRIVPFRGEYYQLPPERAGLVRTLIYPVPDPNLPFLGVHLSPTIDGELTVGPNAVLGLAREGYRKGSVDLRDAKEVVGFPGVHRVARAHIRTGLRELRNSLFKRGYLAECRRYCPELTAADLRPRPAGIRAQAVLRDGTLVHDFMIERTARSVHVLNAPSPAATSAMPIAEYIVDRI from the coding sequence GTGATCGGGGGCGGGATCGTCGGGGTGGCGACGGCTCGGCGGCTGGTGGAGCGGTATCCCGGGGCTCGGCTCGTGCTGGTCGAGAAGGCCGGGGCGCTGGGGACGCATCAGACGGGGCACAACAGCGGTGTGATCCACTCCGGGATCTATTACGAGCCGGGCAGTCTCAAGGCCGAGTTGTGCAGGCGGGGTGCGCAGTGGACGAAGGATTTCGCCGCGGCGCACGAGATTCCGTACGAGGTGTGCGGAAAACTGCTGGTGGCCACCGATGCCGCCGAATACGAACGGATGCTGGCGCTCTACGAGCGCTCGGTCACCAACGGGGTGGAGGTCGAACTCGTCGACGCCACCGAACTCGTGCGGCGCGAGCCGCGGATCACCGGCGTCGGCGCGCTTTTCGTGCCGGGCACCGGCATCATCGACTACCGCCGGGTGACCGCGGCGCTTGCCGAGCAGGTCCGCGCGGCGGGTGGCGAGATCGTGCTCGGCGCGGAGGTCACCGCCATCGAGGAGACCGAATCGGCGGTGACGATCGCCGGCGAGAACGGCGCGTGGAAAGCCCGCACCCTGGTGGTTTGCGCCGGACTGCAAGCGGATCGGATGGCGCGGCTCGCGGGACTGCCGATCGACTTTCGCATCGTTCCGTTCCGCGGCGAGTACTACCAGTTGCCGCCCGAGCGCGCCGGCTTGGTGCGCACCCTGATCTATCCGGTGCCGGACCCGAACCTGCCGTTCCTCGGCGTGCACCTGAGCCCGACCATCGACGGTGAGCTCACCGTCGGGCCGAACGCGGTGCTGGGCCTCGCGCGCGAGGGCTATCGAAAAGGGAGCGTCGATCTGCGCGACGCCAAAGAGGTCGTGGGCTTTCCCGGCGTGCACCGGGTCGCCCGCGCGCACATCAGAACGGGTCTGCGCGAACTGCGCAATTCCCTGTTCAAGCGCGGCTACCTGGCCGAATGTCGGCGCTACTGCCCGGAACTCACCGCCGCCGACCTGCGACCGCGCCCAGCGGGTATCCGCGCACAGGCGGTATTGCGCGACGGCACCCTGGTCCACGACTTCATGATCGAACGCACCGCGCGCTCGGTGCACGTGCTCAACGCGCCCTCACCCGCGGCGACCTCGGCCATGCCCATCGCGGAGTACATCGTCGACCGGATCTGA
- a CDS encoding MCE family protein, which translates to MTIKARRALVAIAAVAGVGITSGCGFTVEDLPLPKPGQAGETYTVQAVFENALNLPDQAKVKIGGSDVGVVTDITTKNFQAVVDLSIRSDIELPKGSTAELRQATPLGDVFVALSKPKVEPGAPMLKDGDTLTIEDTSAGATVEQLLISVSMLFNGGGIASLTKLTSELDSIVGGRGPQVAHLINELTGVVGSLNDNTARVDAVLNQFSTLANTLDSRRAELGQVADTLPQMIGAVAENNRAIGELLTKISVTSAALGDYSDTTGDQLASLLDNTQALMDALARTGDDFGLLMDRLHEIRPKVDATFRGRSFAVYATATNLDLSALTDPQHGRLPNLEDLQDFAGSLIQVLQLVQQRVTGGHR; encoded by the coding sequence ATGACGATCAAGGCACGCAGGGCGCTCGTCGCCATCGCGGCGGTGGCCGGGGTGGGTATCACCTCCGGCTGCGGGTTCACGGTCGAGGACCTGCCGCTGCCCAAGCCGGGGCAGGCGGGCGAGACCTACACCGTGCAGGCGGTGTTCGAGAACGCGCTGAACCTGCCCGACCAGGCCAAGGTGAAGATCGGCGGTTCGGATGTCGGTGTGGTCACCGACATCACGACCAAGAACTTCCAGGCCGTCGTCGACCTGAGCATCCGCAGCGACATCGAGCTGCCCAAGGGCAGCACCGCCGAACTGCGCCAGGCCACCCCGCTCGGTGATGTGTTCGTCGCGCTGTCGAAGCCGAAGGTCGAGCCGGGCGCGCCGATGCTGAAAGACGGCGACACACTGACGATCGAGGACACCTCGGCGGGCGCCACCGTCGAGCAGCTGCTCATCTCGGTGTCCATGCTGTTCAACGGCGGCGGCATCGCCTCGCTCACCAAGCTGACCTCGGAACTGGATTCCATCGTCGGCGGGCGCGGGCCGCAGGTCGCGCACCTGATCAACGAATTGACCGGTGTGGTCGGCAGTTTGAACGACAACACCGCCCGCGTCGACGCGGTGCTGAACCAGTTCAGCACGCTGGCGAACACCCTCGACTCGCGGCGCGCGGAACTGGGCCAGGTCGCCGACACGCTGCCGCAGATGATCGGCGCCGTCGCCGAGAACAACCGGGCGATCGGCGAGCTGCTGACCAAGATCTCGGTCACCAGCGCCGCGCTCGGCGACTACTCCGACACCACGGGCGACCAGCTGGCCAGCCTGCTGGACAACACCCAGGCGCTGATGGACGCGCTGGCGCGAACGGGCGACGACTTCGGTCTCCTGATGGACCGTCTGCACGAGATCCGCCCGAAGGTGGACGCCACCTTCCGCGGCCGCAGCTTCGCCGTCTACGCCACCGCGACCAACCTCGATCTCAGCGCGCTGACCGACCCGCAGCACGGCAGGCTGCCGAACCTGGAAGACCTGCAGGACTTCGCGGGCAGCCTGATCCAGGTGCTGCAACTCGTGCAGCAGCGAGTGACGGGAGGCCACCGGTGA